Genomic DNA from Longimicrobium terrae:
ATTCCCGTCGCCTTCTGGCTGCACGACGCGGTCACCGGCCGCACCTGGGCGGACCGCCTGGCCAGACGGACGCGGCCGGACGCCGCGCTCTGCACCAGCGCCTTTGCCGCGACCACGCTGGAGCGGCTGTGGAGCGGCGTGCCGTCCGCCGTCGTGCATCCCCCCATCATGCACCACACGGTGGACCCGCTGCGCGGCACCATTCTGCGCGGCGTGCTGGGGACGGGGCTGGACGAGGTCGTCATCCTGCAGGCCAGCCGCATGGAGGCGTGGAAGGGGCACCGCGTGCTGATCGACGCGCTGGGCCTGATGGCCGGCAGCCCGGGGTGGACCTGCTGGATCGCCGGCGGCCCGCAGCGCCCGGCGGAGGAGGTGTACCTGGAGGGACTGCGCGCCCGCGCGGAGGAACTGGGGATCGCCCACCGCGTGCGCTTTCTGGGGCAGCGGGCGGACGTGCCGCTGCTGATGGCGGCGGCGGACATCGTCTGCCAGCCCAACCTGCAGCCGGAGCCGTTCGGCATCACCTTCGTGGAGGCGATGCAGGCGGGGCGCCCCGTCGTGGGCACCGCGGCGGGCGGTACCAACGAGGTCGTCGTGGAATCCACCGGCTTTCTGATCCCGGTGGATGACGCCGCGGCGCTGGCGGACGCGCTGCGGACGCTGGTGGAGGACGAGGCGGTGCGGCACCGGTTGGGCGCGGCGGGCCCGGGCCGGGCGCGCGAACTGTCGGACCCGCTGCGGCAGATGGAGCGGATGCGGGCGGTGCTGGCCGGCATCGTGCGGGCGGACGGCGCCAGGGCGGATGCCGCGGTCGCGGATGCCGACGCGGCGAGGGCGGGCGGATGACGGACGTGGAAGAGCGCGCGCGCCGCAGTTTGGGCACCAGCGGCGACGCCATCTACCGGATGACGGAACGGGCAGTGGCCGCGCGGCACGCCGGGCGCGGCACGCTGGTGGACGTCGGCTGCGGCGCGGGACGGCTGTGGCCCTTTCTGCGCGCCCGCTTCGACCGCTACGTGGGGGTGGACGTCGTCCGCTACGACGGCTTTCCGCAGGACGGCGAGTTCCACGCGCTGGACCTGGACCGCGGCGACGTTCCGCTGCCGGACGGCACCGGCGACGTGGTGTGCGGGGTGGAAACCATCGAGCACCTGGAAAACCCGCGCGCTTTCGTGCGCCTCCTCGTCCGCCTGGCGAAGCCCGGGGGATGGGTGATCGTCACCACGCCCAACCAGCACAGCCTGCTGAGCAAGAGCACCTTTCTGCTGCGCGGCGAGCACGTCCACTTTCAGGACTCCTCGTATCCCGCGCACATCACCGCGCTGCTGGAGGCCGACTTGCGCCGCATCGCCACCGAGGCCGGACTGGCGGAAATCGCCGTGGAGTACAGCGCGTCCGGCCGCGTTCCGGGGACGGGGAGCCACTGGCCGTCCCTGCTTTCCAACGCGTGGCCCCGCGGCTTCAGCGACAACCTTCTGCTGGCGGGGCGCCGTGCCGAACGCTGACGCGCTGGCCCCCGCGCCGCTCTGGTTCCGCGCCGCGCGCGCCCTCATCCGCCAGCTTCCCGCGGGCCGCTTCCGCGCCTTCAACCGGCTGGCCGGTACGGGGCTGCCGCCCTTTGTGGACTACCTGGGTCCCGACGCCGGGGGGCTGGCCTACCGATGCGACCTGCGCAACCTGATCGCCCGCGAGCTGTGCATCACCGGCCGCTATGCCCCGGTGGAGACGGCCATGGTGCGGCGGCTGCTTCCGCGCGGCGGCGTGTTTGTGGACGTGGGCGCCAACCTGGGCTACTTCGTCCTCGTGGGCGCGGCGGCCGTGGGCGCGGGCGGGCGGGTGATCGCGCTGGAGCCGGACCCGCGCATGGCGGCGGAACTGGAGGAGAACGTGCGCCGCAACGCGCTGGCGCAGGTGGCCGTGGTCCGCGCCGCGGCGTCGGACCACGCGGGAACGGCCACGCTCAGCGGCTACGCGGAGGATGGCGGCAACTTCGGCACGTCCACCCTGCTGGGGGATGGCGGCGGGGTGACGTTCGACGTCCCCTGCGCCCCGCTGGACGACGTGCTGGACGAGCGCGGCGTCTCCGCGGTGGACCTGGTGAAGGTGGACGTGGAGGGCGCGGAGCCCTGGGTGCTGCGGGGAATGCGGCGCGGGCTGGCCGCGGGACGCTACCGCAGCGTGCTGGTGGAACTGCATCCCTGGACGTGGACGGACCGCGACGCCACCGTGCGCGAGATGGTGGGGCTGATGCGGGAGTGCGGATACACCGCGCGGATGAGCGAATCCGCCCCCAGCGCCACCCGCCGCGCCCTGTACGGCGGCGCGGGGGAGGCCGTCTCCGTTCCGTTCGACGAGACCACGCCGCTGGGCGACTGGCCGCACGTGCTGTGGACGCGGGGCGGGGACGCCGCGTGAACACCGCCGCCCGGATGATTCCCGCCACGCGCGTGGTGCAGGGCAGGCCCCCGAAGAAGACCTTCGCCTGGGTGCCCGCCTTCATCATCTTTCAGCTGCTCTGCCAGTTGGCGCTCATCGTGGGCGACATCGGCTGGGCGCGCGTCATCGTGCGCATCGCGGCGTTCGGGGCCAGCCTGCTGCTGGTGTTCGGGCTGCGGGGGCGCGGATCGGGGTATCCCGCGGCCAAGCCGGCCATCGCGGCGCTGGCGGCGGTGGGCATCTGCATCTTCCATCCGGAAACCCGCAGCCTGATGGCGGGCGTGGCGCAGGTGGCGCTGTACCTGGCCGTGCTGGGCCCCGTGTTCTGGGTGCCGCGGCTCACCAGCATCGACCTGGCCATGCTGCGCCGCGCGGTGATGGTGCTGTGGGCGTTCCACACGGCCAGCGCCGCGCTCGGTGTGCTGCAGGTGTACCGCCCGGGCACGTTTCAGCCCCCCGTCAGCGCCGTGGTGGAGAGCAAGGGCAAGGGCTACGTGGAGTCGCTCAAGATCACCACGGCCAGCGGCGAGCGCGTATTCCGGCCGATGGGATTGACGGACGTCCCCGGCGGCGCCTCCATCAGCGGACTGTACGCGGTGCTGCTGGGCGTGGGCTTCTTCCTGACCCGCAAGCAGCCGCTGGCGCTGGCCGCGTCGCTGGGGAGCATCGGGCTGGGGGTGATGACGCTGTACCTGTCGCAGGTGCGCGCGCTGGTGGTGATGACGGGAATCGCGCTGGTGGCCGTGGCGGCGGTGCTCCTGTTCCGCCGCGACGTCAAACGGCTGTCGATGCTGATGGTGGGCGTGGTGGGCGTGGTGGTGGCGGGGTACCTGGCGGCGGTGAACATGGCCGGCGCGGCGGTGGCGCAGCGCATGGCGTCGCTGGTGGCCAGCAAGCCCGGGCAGGTCTACTACGACAACCGCGGCCGCTTTCTGGAGGACGCGCTCACCAAGACGCTGCCGAGAGCGCCCATGGGCGAGGGGCTGGGACACTGGGGGATGACGAGCAGCTACTTCGGCGGCAGCGCCCCGCAGACCAAGAACATCTGGGTGGAGATCCAGTGGGCGGGGTGGATCGTGGACGGCGGCGCGCCGTTCCTTCTCCTCTACCTGGCCACGCTGGCCGTCGCCCTGTGGACGGGATGGGGTATCGCCCGCTCGCGCCCGCCCTCCGCCGAGGCGGCGGACCTGCCGTTCTGGGGGGCGATCGTGCTGGCCTACTCCATTGGCGCCACCGCGCTGACGTTCTCGTATCCCATCTTCCTGTCCCAGTCGGGAATGGAGTTCTGGCTGCTGAACGCCACCCTGTTCGCGGCGGCGCGGCACGCCCGGCTGAGCGCGGCGGCGGCGCGCGGATGATGGCGGAGCGGAGGCCGTGGGTGATCGTGGCCGGCGACTTCGTGCGGACGGGAGGGATGGACGCCGCCAACCACGCGCTGGCCCTGTACCTGGCCCGTTCCGGGCGCGAAACGCACGTCGTGGCGCACCGCATCGCGGACGACCTGGCGGCGGAGCCCAACGTGCTCTTTCAACCCGTGCGCCGGCCGTTTGGCAAGCACTCGCTGGGCTTTCCGCTGCTGGACCGCACGGGGCGGCGGGTAGCGGCGGTGCTGGCGGCGCGCGACCCCATCGTGGTCGCCAACGGCGGCAACTGCGCGGCGGGGAACGTGGTGTGGCTGCACTACGTCCACGCGGCGTATGAGCCCGTGATCGCGGGGCGGAGGATGACGGGGTGGTGGCATGCCGCCGCCCGCCGCGCGGCGCTGGCGGACGAGGCGCGGGTGACGGCAAAGGCGGATCTCGTCATCGCCAACTCCGGGCTGACGGCGCGGCACGCGGTGGACCTGCTGGGCGCGGCGGAGGATCGCGTGCACGTGGTCCACTACGGCGCGGACCCGGACCGCATGCGCCCGCCGACGGCGGAGGAACGCACGGAGGCCCGGCGCGCGCTGGGGTGGACGGACGGGCGGCCCGTGGTGGCCTTCATCGGCGCGCTGGGGGACCGGCGCAAGGGGTTCGACACGCTGTTCGCGGCGTGGACGCGGCTGGCGGCGGACCCGGCGTGGGACGCGCGGCTGGCGGTGGCGGGAACGGGCGGGGAACTGGAGGCGTGGCGGGCGCGCGCCGCGGACGCGGGATTGGCGGACCGCATCGTCTTTCTCGGCTTTCAAGCGGACGTGCGGACGCTGTTGTGGGCGGCGGACGCCATTGCCTCGCCCACGCGGTACGAGGCGTACGGGCTGGCCGTGCAGGAGGCCCTCTGCTGCGGTCTTCCGGCGCTGGTCAGCCGGGCGGCGGGTGTCGCGGAGCGCATTCCCGCGCCGCTGGACGGGCTGCTGCTGGCGGACCCGGACGACGCCGCGGAACTCGCGGGAAAGCTGCGCGGATGGCGGGAAGGGATGGACGGGCACCGGAAGGCCGCGCTGGCGCTTTCCGCCCGGATGCGGGCGTGGACGTGGGATCACATGGCGGAGCGGATCGTGGAATGGGCGGAATGAACGAGGCGCGGTTCGATCCCGTAACGGCGTGCTGGATCTGCGGCGAACGGCGGCTTTCTCCCGTCGCCCGGGCGATCTTCGAGTTTTCCAACTACGCGGGGCAGGATCCCGAACTGCACGCGGCGCTCACGGGCGAGAGCATCGACCTGGTGCGCTGCGCGGACTGCGGCTTCGGGCAGCCGGCCGGCCTTCCGTCGCTGCCGGACTACTTCGGGCGGATGTACGACCAGCGCTGGTCGGCGGAGTGGCTGGAGGCCGAGTTCCACGACGGCACCAAGGACCTCATCTTTCACGAGGTGCTGCGCGGGCTGCAGCGGCGCGTTCCGCCATCGGAGCGAACGCTGCTGGACCTGGGCGCGCACGTCGGGCGGCTGATCCACCTCGCCGCGCAGTCGGGGTGGCGCGCGGAGGGGATCGAACTGAACCCGCGCACCAGCGCGTACGCCGAGCAGGCAACGGGATTGAAGGTGCACCGCGCGGACCTCCGCGATCTGGTGGCGGAGGGGCGGCGCTACGGCGCGGTGACGCTGGTGGACGTGCTGGAGCACATCGCGGAGCCGGTGGATGCGCTGCGGGGCGTGCACGGGGTGATCGCGCCCGGCGGATGGATCGCGGTCAAGGTGCCGCACGGGCCCAATCAGCTGATGAAGGAGCGCATTCGCGGGCGGGTGTTTCGCGGATATCGTCCCACGGTGGCGGACAACCTGGTGCACGTCTCGCACTTTACGCCGCGCGCGCTGCGGATGGCGATGGAGCAGGCGGGCTTTGCGGACATCGACATCCGCCCCGCCGTCCCGGTCGTGCCGCCGCAACGTCCGGGGATGGGCCGCGCCGCCCGCGTCGCCTTTCTGCGCGGAACCGCCGCCGTCGCCGCGGCGCTGCCGGGAGGCGCCAAGTCGCCGCTCGCCATGAACCTGCAGGCGTACGGCCGCCGGGTGTAGAAGGGCAGTGCTCAGGTTCGAGTGATAGTGCCCAAGTTCCAGTGCCCCGGTTCGGTCGCGAAGTCCCAGGAAAGGCGCTAGACGCCGACGGCGTCATCCTG
This window encodes:
- a CDS encoding glycosyltransferase; this translates as MHVYAGNLYGGVERMLAVFAAEASTDPRLEQSFALCFEGRLADELREAEAPLDVLGPVRMRRPLTVVRARRALAEVMERRRPDVVVCHSSWTHGIFASVARDRGIPVAFWLHDAVTGRTWADRLARRTRPDAALCTSAFAATTLERLWSGVPSAVVHPPIMHHTVDPLRGTILRGVLGTGLDEVVILQASRMEAWKGHRVLIDALGLMAGSPGWTCWIAGGPQRPAEEVYLEGLRARAEELGIAHRVRFLGQRADVPLLMAAADIVCQPNLQPEPFGITFVEAMQAGRPVVGTAAGGTNEVVVESTGFLIPVDDAAALADALRTLVEDEAVRHRLGAAGPGRARELSDPLRQMERMRAVLAGIVRADGARADAAVADADAARAGG
- a CDS encoding class I SAM-dependent methyltransferase — its product is MGGMNEARFDPVTACWICGERRLSPVARAIFEFSNYAGQDPELHAALTGESIDLVRCADCGFGQPAGLPSLPDYFGRMYDQRWSAEWLEAEFHDGTKDLIFHEVLRGLQRRVPPSERTLLDLGAHVGRLIHLAAQSGWRAEGIELNPRTSAYAEQATGLKVHRADLRDLVAEGRRYGAVTLVDVLEHIAEPVDALRGVHGVIAPGGWIAVKVPHGPNQLMKERIRGRVFRGYRPTVADNLVHVSHFTPRALRMAMEQAGFADIDIRPAVPVVPPQRPGMGRAARVAFLRGTAAVAAALPGGAKSPLAMNLQAYGRRV
- a CDS encoding class I SAM-dependent methyltransferase produces the protein MTDVEERARRSLGTSGDAIYRMTERAVAARHAGRGTLVDVGCGAGRLWPFLRARFDRYVGVDVVRYDGFPQDGEFHALDLDRGDVPLPDGTGDVVCGVETIEHLENPRAFVRLLVRLAKPGGWVIVTTPNQHSLLSKSTFLLRGEHVHFQDSSYPAHITALLEADLRRIATEAGLAEIAVEYSASGRVPGTGSHWPSLLSNAWPRGFSDNLLLAGRRAER
- a CDS encoding FkbM family methyltransferase, producing MPNADALAPAPLWFRAARALIRQLPAGRFRAFNRLAGTGLPPFVDYLGPDAGGLAYRCDLRNLIARELCITGRYAPVETAMVRRLLPRGGVFVDVGANLGYFVLVGAAAVGAGGRVIALEPDPRMAAELEENVRRNALAQVAVVRAAASDHAGTATLSGYAEDGGNFGTSTLLGDGGGVTFDVPCAPLDDVLDERGVSAVDLVKVDVEGAEPWVLRGMRRGLAAGRYRSVLVELHPWTWTDRDATVREMVGLMRECGYTARMSESAPSATRRALYGGAGEAVSVPFDETTPLGDWPHVLWTRGGDAA
- a CDS encoding glycosyltransferase family 4 protein, coding for MAERRPWVIVAGDFVRTGGMDAANHALALYLARSGRETHVVAHRIADDLAAEPNVLFQPVRRPFGKHSLGFPLLDRTGRRVAAVLAARDPIVVANGGNCAAGNVVWLHYVHAAYEPVIAGRRMTGWWHAAARRAALADEARVTAKADLVIANSGLTARHAVDLLGAAEDRVHVVHYGADPDRMRPPTAEERTEARRALGWTDGRPVVAFIGALGDRRKGFDTLFAAWTRLAADPAWDARLAVAGTGGELEAWRARAADAGLADRIVFLGFQADVRTLLWAADAIASPTRYEAYGLAVQEALCCGLPALVSRAAGVAERIPAPLDGLLLADPDDAAELAGKLRGWREGMDGHRKAALALSARMRAWTWDHMAERIVEWAE